The sequence below is a genomic window from Apodemus sylvaticus chromosome 6, mApoSyl1.1, whole genome shotgun sequence.
TTTGTCTCCACGTTGATGTAAGCCACATCATCTGCGCAGGGCAGGCTTTTGGAGACAAACATGGTGTTGACAGCAAAGAGAACATCGTTTAcaactgcctcagcctccagctgCATGTCCTTCATATCCGTTCCTTCAAGTCCATTGAGCTCAGAGCCTTCTTCAAATCCAGACATAGTGCTGAGCTCCACTGGATTATAGTCTGTTTCCATTCTGCAAGAAAGTagcaacagatttttttttttttttaatggaaagacATTCAAACtggacaagggcagaaagcagcaGCATTCTTCACCAAAGTTCAAgagaacagtctctaggccacaaaCAAATCTCCTCccctgaaacctcttgagccaccTTCCAAATCACCTTCGGCACCTATGTGTCTCCATGCTCTTACTAGTATAGCCCATTAAGTCCCACTGAAAGCACCACCGCTGTCCTAATCCAAAGCTCCAAAGTCCACACTCCTCTGAAGAGAAGCACGATCTGCCCATCAATACTAGCTTTCCTACCCTTATTAAACTTTTGTCAGCTCATTGTCTTAACACGCATTTTCTTGAGTGAATACCTTTTTGGAggcttataaaatatttttgtcaagTTCACACCGAAGTGAAAAAGAACCCAGTTTGTTTGAAAGCACACCTAGATCTAAGAAATATAAGTTCACACCTATATCTAAGAAAATGGATGATGGTATGCACCTAAAATCTAAAATGGTGTTACTGTACTCCTTTGAACATGTCTCCCTTACTCAGCTGATACACTGCTTAATGATATGTTTGGCTTTATAGATGTGACCatttaatatagtttaaaaacTCAGTTTGATCCACTGTTCAGGGGTTAGGAATAAGTACTTTCACTGACTTGACcctgatttgatttaaaaaaaaaaaagaaagaaaagaaaatctgtttgGAAGGTTTTGGCTTCTAAGCACCACGTCACGTCCTTACCTTGGTAATTAAGAACAGTTACAGACATCAGAATAACCGTTATACGAAAAAGATGTTCATAAAGCTCTCTCAGCAGGAGTCCGGCACTGGCGGGAGATAACCTTATAGGCTGGTAGAGTAATGGGTAACAATCAGCCCCAAGTTACAAAAAGACGGTACCTAGGGGACTTCATGCATCCCTTTGAGAATGATGTGGAAGATTTAAAACTTCTGACaatgatttatttgtgtgtgtgtgtgtgtgtgtgtgtgtgtgtgtgtgtgcaggggccAATGGAGGCCAGAATAAGGCGCTGGCTCCCCTGGGGCTTGAGTTGCAGGTGGTCATgtcaccgtgtgggtgctgggagctgaccCAGGCGGGCTTCTCTTGCTTGCTTCCCCATTTTTCCCTTGTCTAGTCACCCCATTTTCCGAGGGGAATCAGATGCCTCTTCCTTCCTGAGTGGAGTCAGCAGGTGATGTGGCGAAGACTGACTCCACAtttggtgttgttgttttttgttttgttttttcaagacagggtttctctgtatagccctggctgtcctggaactaactctgtagaccaggctggcctcgaactcagaaatccgcctgcctctgcctcccaagtgctgggattaaaagcgtgtgccaccactgcccagctggcttTAGTTTTTTATTGCCTACTTTAATAAAGGTTTTCAAACGCTTCAATaccccttctagcccactgtctaaaggtaggggagaaaagatggtaaattgGACAAGGGGATAttgacctgtttagaagtagttcttttggGGGTGATTCTGATCtctgtttgtcaggataccagtaGTTCAGATCAGCAGGTCAGGATACccaacagtccagttcaaaagtgtcaccaaacacaaatcagctaCTGCAAGACAATCCAGCAAAAACTTGCTAGGACTCCACCAAACTGACACAAGTCAACAAAAATGACCAAAAACAGTGGAAATGCCATAAATGTTCTCAGCCATgcctctctcaaaataaaaatcaacaaaaaaccaAGACCACAGAGAGTTACAGGACAAACAAGTGCCCCATCACTGCCCACTGTGCcatatttatactctttccaaacatcacctgtcctcccaccgtCCTGCCTCAGCAACATTCcacatgagtctgcatcacatgacacaacccaaACTTTCATTTCAGTGTCCTGACCTCGCTGGCAACAGAAAGGGTGCTCCGTGATTTGGTGGCAGTCCAAACTCACACAGCAGCTGCTCTCACTCTCTAACAGCTTTACAGTAGACATTGAAAATACAGAACCTTTTATGTGTCATGAAGAAAGTGGTGGGCACAAACGTTTTGTAGAATTATCAATATGTGGCTGCTATTAGCTTCCTATTGCTGCGGTAACAAATGACCACAAACCTGGTGGCTGGGAGCAAATAACCACCAACTCGGCGGTGAAAGCGGTACCTTTATTTCCTTACAGTTCTGAGGTATGAAGCATAAAACCAAGATACTGGCACAGTTTGTTGCTTCTGAAGGACTCAGAGAACAGAACACTTCCTGGTGATTTCCAAAGTCCAAAGGCTACTTGGCTTCCAATGCACCTGTGTCCTCTGTTCTCCAAGGCTGCCCTGGCTATGGCTGCCACTGAGTGCCAAATCTCTTGGCAGACCAGCCAGTGGCCTGGTGGCAAAATGACTATATTGGAACAACTTCCTTGAGGGAAGGCCCGTCCTCAGCCCTCAGTGTGGATTTGCCTTTGCTGCATGCAATGCTTCTCCCTAAACTGCCACTTACAGAATCTATTGTCCACTGTCATAGCATTACACACAGCCTTCTGTTAcagagttgtgagccactctgtgggtgctgggaactgagtctaggtcttctgcaagagcaacaagtgctcttaactgctgagctatttctccagcttgATAGTGTTTCTTAATTAAGGGTCTTAAATCTGTTTACCTATTTATGTTGActattttctcatttcttatttttagacTGATCTTTAGCTGTGAAGAGCTGGGAACTACTACAGACACCAAAGCTGTGCTTTGGCTCAACTACAAGCTCCATCATTAAGTATCTCCATACTTGGGTAAAACCTTCCTGGGCTTATGGTGCCTTATCTGTAGAACACTGGACAGCAGCTTCTACTGTGTGAGATGCTCTATGGTCTGACATAACTTAGGCTGACTTATGGGACTGGTCAGTCCAATGGTCAAAAGGGATCTTAAGAGGAAGAAACCGTAAGAAGGGTCTACCCAGGGTGAGGCCAATATTGAGGGCAGTCTAGGTGCAACAGGTGGTCGCCGTCCAGGGAGGATAGTGAACAGTCCAGCTAGCACAGGTCCTGCCCAACAGGCTGCCCAAGGGTTTCTCTAGCTTGGGATTTGCTGCTGCCCCGTTCTCTTTCTCACCCATGCCTTCCTTTCCTTATCTTGTTGTTCTGTCTGTTTGGGCTGCCTAATTCTCAAAATTCTATTTGGTggcttttttaaaagacatgttTCTAGGGTGTTCTCAAGCTTGCTATGAAGCATACAtgactctgaacttctgatcttccagcatgctgggactacaggtgtgtaaTTAGGACTATTGGTGTGCTTCTGGTGGTTGCTTCAGCAGCTAAAGGATATGCCTTATCATGCAGCTGTGACAGATGTTACATTGCTCTTGATGTATGGGAACCTTACGAGTGTACACTACACAACCCAGACTCTTTTGTCACATGTACTCCTCTCTATATGTTCAAAACTCATAATACatgttaattttgtcttttttttccccccaaagccTCATGGAGGTCATGGAggtctggaactcagtatgtagctgagaatgatctGAGTTTCTGAGGCTCCACTGGGGGGGTTGTGTTCCAGGTGTGAGCAGTCATGTCTGGTTCTCTGTGGAGCTGCTGCTGGGGTGTCGTGTGGAGACCCTGGCTCATGTGTCCCACCTGAGAGGGCCCTCCCCCTTTGctcactttctccttctcttgGCCCATTTTGAAAGTTCCTATTGCTTTCTTCAGATTAGCAGATCCTCTGAGGCAGGGGTGTAGTTTCACGCATGTGTAAGGTTGTGGGTTTAGTCCTCAGCACCACAAATTAGTTAACTCAAAGGCACATTGACAGGTTCTGATTTCTTAGTTATGGTTTGAGATGACACACCCCCAAGAAGGCTTGTATATTCCGTCCTGGGTCCTCACCTGACCATCACTGTGCTGTGGCTCAGTCACAAGGACTCTGACCTCATCATTGGATCAACCTGCTTGAGCCTTGCTGAAGTCAGCTGACTGTTTCTGAGAACtcttacaccacacacacacacacacacacacacacacacacacacacacacacagtgctgcaAAACAAGCCAAGGGAGCTGCACTGCATTCTGCTGACCAAGGAAAAGCTAAGGTGAAGATATGCAGGATGCTATCCTGAGATGTTTTCAGCACTGTAAGTAGTGACACTGTAACCTTCAAAACCAGAGATTGTAAGTGAGATTCTAAGATTTGCTCTTCCAGGAAACCCAGGTtcagacccaggttcaagtctcaTCACCCACATaacagcaggcacacacacaaacagtgcACATTCATCATGCAGGTAAGATAGACACTGCACATAATAATTTTGGGGACCACTGCCCTTTAAGCCTTCCATTGCTGCTCTATCACAGTGAGCTCAAAGCCTGGCACTCCACAAGCACATGTGTTATTCTCAAGTACTGCATTTGTTTTTATGAGGTGTCCAGGAAGGAACCTTCAAAACACCCACAGAAGTGATTCAGGCCTGCTTTCTCCATCTGTCGGTGATTATGCAGATTCATGATATTATCAAGATACTGACAACTAGATATTTTCTTCCCCACTTCTTATTTGACTAGACTTTGTTTTGTTGCATTGGGAATTCAGAGCAGTGAAGCTGGAGAGACGAAGTGACAGATATAGATCTCCTGACAACAAAGTGTTTGACAGGGCAGAAATCCCAAACACTCCCTTTAAAGCAAGTGTGGCCTTTCCGTTGACACAACTGTCAGGTACCAACAAGGATGGTGTGCCTCCATGTTTTCTATTGTCATCTTACCCAGCAACCCGGAACAGCACTCTCAGCGTGCACCAGTGGCAGTGTGGAGTGCTCAGTGGGCTCTTAGGAAGCCCGGTCAGGGCAGGGACCTCTGTGGGGCGCTCCGGGACCCAGGCAAGATGTCCCCCATTCCGTCTATCTCAAGTGAAGCTATCACTGGAATCTACCATCAGTCAGTGCTGACAGGCCTAGATAGGGAAACATAACTGAGTGGAAGTTCGAGAACTAAGTTGCAGCTAGGTGCAGTGGCACCTGCTTATAAAGCCAGCATGCAGGGCACTAGGCACTAAGATGGTGAGTCAGAGCCCTGCTGCAAGTGCTAGATCAACTACAGTGACAAGGAGATGGTGTGtcaacacaaaaccaaaccaaaccttccTAGGGATGAACATATAGCTCTAACAGTTGAGTATATGTATAAGGTCCCAGGCTtgatgcacagaaacacacatacacatgcacacatgcgttacaaatttgttttttaaaaactaaaaaaaaaaaaaaaatctgtttaatgTATATGGGTGCCTTGCTTGCATGTACGTCTGTGGATCACATATGTtcttgaggaggccagaagaggatgttggattccTGGAGGCTGGAGTCAGACTGTGTGAACGGCCATACGGGGGCTGAGTATCCGTCTTgggtcctctagaggagcagccagtggttcttaactgctgagtgctctctctagccccatattCAGGCTCTGTTGTTCATTCTGatcttattatgtagctctgactggcctggtaCTCACTACATACCAGTCTCTGCCTATGGGGTGCTATGAAGCAAGGTGTGGACCACCACGTTGGGTCTTATCtgttttcaaagtttatttttattattttagattatttgtgtgcatgtgcttgtgtgtgggtatgtgtgtttaAGTACCGGTGCCCTCGGAATCCAGAGGCCAGATCGTCTGGAACCGGAGTTACACTGAGTTACCTGACAGATGCAGGACAAATCTGGGTTCTTTGGAaatcagcaagtgcttttaaccgctgagacaGATCTTCAGTCCTCCTGGTCTTGTTTCTTTATTAAGTTTCATTACGTAACTGAGGGTAGCCTTCCTTAATtgagtcatcctcctgcctctgcctcccaaaagctgggGTCATCATGCTCAAGAATCCGTTCAAAGGAGAAAGGCAGCTCCAGACCCCAAGGAGGTGGTGCACATGCGTGGTGGTGGCCGCTGCTGGGGCATGGCAGCCTTGACACTGTGGTCCCGTTTTGAATGACAGCTCTTTATTAAATAAgtgtttacatttatatatttctgtatatatacgttgtatgtctgtgtgtctctgtgtgtgtatgcacacacacacagatgccatgatgctcatgcagaggccagaggacgaCAATTGGATGTCCTCTCtcttaccatgtgggtcctggcgAACAGAACTCAGGTTATCAAGCAAGGCAGCCAGTgactttgcctgctgagccatgccACTGACGCTGGCATGTGATCTTttgcttctgagacagggtcacagCAACCCAGCCAGGCTTCAAACCTGATCCGTAACCAGGGATGACCCTGAGCTCTTAATCCTTGTGCTTTGGCTTCCCAtgtgctgagactacaggtgtGCTCCCCTGGGCTCTCCCAGGTAAGTCTTTGATATAATCAACACTATCACAGTGACTGTGGGAATTCCTGTTTAGGATTATTATTTTGACTCGATGCACTTGGTTTCTGGGATGTTCCTTCTAAGCTGCCACTGGGAattcctttataatttttttacaaAGTTGACGGTACTTGGTTGGGTAATTATCTTCATCTTATTCAATTAATGCTAAGGTGCCAGCAAACTGCATTAGGAACTTGCCTTTGATAAACATTAAAAGAGCCTTGTGACTTAGAGTCTAAATCCCACTTCAGCTAAGGGTGTGATGACAGTTCTCAACTCTGAACTATGCTAAATTTCTCCTAGAAAGTATAAAGTATTCAAAGCAACACTCTTAACACATTTGGTGGAGTATGCTTGTTACAGTGGGgctttcagtttcttcttttggCATTTGGAAATGCAGGCATCCTGTGGGCAGCTTGAATGTTACTTTATATTATGTTCAGGAAGCCATGTTAAGCAGTCACTGAGCAAAGCCTAAAGTCCAGTTCAAAACCCCTAAGGCCTGATCCACAAGGCCGGACCTGGACTGCCCACCTGCCTATGTTTATAGTCCAGGGAGCACTGTCCTTATTTACTTGGAAGGTTCAGAGTCtctttgagccagggtctccccacgtaaaccaggctggccttcaacttaaGGAGAGAGCCACCTACATCTGTTTCtctactgctgggattaaaactgtgTGCTGCAATGCCGAGTAAGCATGTCTTATGAGTGTCAAAATATGCCGAGAACCCAAGTGGTTCTAATCTCCAGGGCTATCATCTGGGTCAAACCATGGAATCTAGATTACTGCACTGTCCTTCAGCACTGCTCTGGCTGTTTTCTCTTTGGGTCTTCTAAGCCCCAACATCCAGCTATTTGCAACACTGTAGTCAGCAATCTTAGACCAGATTCTGTTGCATTCCTTTTTATTTCACCCAGAGCACAAGTTCAATTCCTTGCAATGGCTTACACTCCTTCCATGTATTAGCTCCTGCTGCTTCCTGTCTTCCCTTCTCAAGTTCCTGGAACTTTCCAAGCATTACTCATGTGCCAAGCCTTGCAGGTGGTGTTCTTGTCCAAAAAATAACCCAGACGTCCATGTATCTTACTACCTCGATGTTTTCAAGTCTCCAACTAAAatgccactttttaaaaataagaggccCTTTATTACAATGCATGTAAAAAAGATTCTGAATGGGGTGTGGTGGTGAGAATCTGACATTTCAGTATTTGGCAGACCCTAATTTCTAGGTGAGTCCAGGACAAGCAAGTTCAACGTCAACCTGAACTACCTacccagtgagagactgtcttaaAACCCAACCCAATCCAACCAAAGCAAAAGAAGCCATTCTGAGGTTCCTTAATTCAATCTCCTCAATCCAGGAATCTGTTTAGGTTCCTTCCCGGCTCACATCGTTTCATTAGCCTCAGTTTTCGAGTTTATGATACTAATCTGCTCACACCTGGCTGAGGTGTAGCATAGGTTCAAGGTGGCCCAGTGTCAGGAATTGTAACCCAGGACAGCAGACTTCCGGGCCTTTAGGGGTTGCCCTGCTAAGGAGCCAGCTACGCCTCTTCCAAGATTTCTAAAAGATAAAAGTCTCCTAAAAGATAAAAATCCGGCTGCGCAGAGCCTCCGGAGAGCACAAAGTCTTCGCTGCGGTAGCCCCTCAGCGGGTCGGGGAGCGCCAGAATttaacagagaaaacagaattgCCCGCAATCGCCGCGAATCCCAAGTTTCCTGGTCGTCGGCGTGGCGCTCTGCAAACGGCAAACTACTAGACCCTTTGCAAACAATGCGGgcgagaggtgggggggggggacagcctGATGACAATAGGCACCCGTCTAAGCCCGGACAGAAATGCCAAGTCTCCAGTCCTCGCCCAGCATCCCCCGGCGCACCACTTCCCGCAGGACGGCCCAGGCCGGACCCGCCCCCAGACCTCCGTCAGGTGTCCGCCAGCACCCACCACCCGGCCGCGACTGCGAGGCAAGGATCCTCTGGACGCAGCCTGCCCGCCCACTCACCTGCGAGCTCCCatgttcctcttcttcctcgtCTTGAGGCGTCTGGAGCCAGAATTGCGGCGCCGGCACCACCCCGCCCCCACAGTTGCCCCGCCCATTCACCACCGGAAATGCTCCCGCCCGGACTCTTTTCCCCCTGACTTTCCAGCCCCGCAATATGGCGTCACTTCCGCTTGTGCCAGTTGCTCGTGTGCGCGCCGAGAGTCCTGGTCTCGCGAACGCGTCAGGAGCGTCTCGAAGGCGGGAGCGCGCCCGGTAGATGACAACAAATTTGTCGCGCACTGTCGAAGTCTGTCTCGCCTCTGCCGCCAGCCCTCTGTCTGTCCCTCAGACTGTCTCCGGACCGACGGAGCGCTTCCGAAACTCCCGGCTTGGAGCGCCGGGTTCTGCTCAGTGTCCAGTCCCTGCCGGGCCTAGTGCGAGCGTCGCGACGCGGGCCATGGGGTTGCCCTGAGGGACAGCGGCGGCGAACCGACATGCAGAGGCCACCGCGAACCTAGACCCCACCGCGGCTTGGGGACGCCGGCCGGACCCTGAGGCGTTGCCGCTGCCTTGAGCCCAGGTCGGATCCCCGAGTCGCCGCTGCGTGCAGCCCCGGGCCCCGCCAGCCTCACCATGCCTTGGCCATTTTCAGAATCTATCAAGAAGAGGGCCTGTCGGTACCTCCTGCAGAGGTACCTGGGCCACTTCCTGCAGGAGAAGCTGAGCCTGGAGCAGCTGAGCCTGGACCTGTACCAGGGCACCGGGTCTCTCGCCCAGGTCCCCTTGGACAAATGGGTAAGTGCCGCCAGCCAACAGGGGTTGGAACTTGCTGTCCCTAGGGCAAGACCTGAGCGATTGTCATCCAGCATCGGTGACGTTCAGCTCCTCTTTGGGAATTGTTTAGATCCAAGTGTGGCCAGGCTCAGGGAAGTGTGTAAAGTGTAGCAAGTTTGCGCTCCCAGATCACGTGCCCCGACTAATACCGTGTAATGGAGGCACGCACAGTAAAGAACAATCGAGTCATTGGTCGGGGGGTCTGTGAGGCAAGCTCAGAAAAGGACGTCACCACCCCTGCCCCTTGGGTTGTGAGAGTCCGGTGTGCCTCAgcaaacaaaccctgtctcgtTGGATGACGTTAGGAAAATTAAAGATGAAGAGGGAGTGACAGAAAGCCCCAGTTATTTGTTTTGGTCGGGATGCTGGTAGACTGCGTTTGCCGGGTTGATTGTCCTCATTCACTGAAAGAAAGTTAGGCGAAGGCCTCTTTTGCCGCTTTGCCTGCTTGGCTTGATTGAGGTTGTGAATGGCCCGAGTAGTGCTGTTTAGATTTGCCCTTTCGCTTCACGTGATAGCTTGACAGATCGTAAAGGCAAATGTTGCAAAAGCTTGAAAGCTGAAGTGGCAGTGTCCGCGTCAGCCTTTTTTTAAAGAACCTGTTTCCTACTAGCGGCGGTGAGCTGACTCACCTGAGCTTCGAGTATATTCAGTTCACCAGACACAGCTGTATTTCCATCAGTGGGTTAAAATGCCTAGTGTTTTACTTAAAGGTCTTGGGTTTATAGTACCTACACTTTTTCGAAAAGCTTAAATTGGAGAAACTCCTTGTCATCTTGTATTAAAGGGGGAATGACAAAGTAATTGTATCGAAACTGGGTGACTTAAACCAGAGAGCACACACAGCTCTAGTTTGAGTAACAGACCTGTCCTATACCAAAATAGTCCTAGGCTTTCACAGTCCGCTGAAAGACAGTAGGTATGGTAATTGACCCAAGTTCAGTAATCATAAAAGCACAGTACAGTCCATGCATGCCAGGTACTGTATCAGGCTACTGTCCAGCTGCTATTCTTTCCTGTCAGAAaatgggatttttgttgttttgttttgtttgaggcaggtaGAGCACTGTCAGCTAAAGTAAAATCCAAGCTTCCAGAGGCATTTGGTGGTTTGGCGCTTTGCTCTGTTCATTGATGACTGGGGTAAATCCGAATGGGGAGAGTGGATGCAGCTGTCCACAGTTCAGCGTCCGGACTCAGTTATTATGTAGGAGACTTGAGTTTAGAGACTTTCAGgacggaaagaaaaaaaagacgcTTATAGCGATTCATACAAGGTAAAGGGGACTTAAGTGAATGGCACTTTTTAATGgcacttttttcttcctttttttcttagaatctttttctttttctttttctttctttctgtctttctctttctctttttggctttttttttttttttttttttttttttttttgagacagggtttctctagccctggctgtcctgggactaactctgtataccaggctggctggctttgaacttagaaatccacctgcctctgcctcccaagtgctgggattaaaggcgtgtgccaccaccgccaccccGTGTgaatgacatttctttctttcctttttttttttttttggtttttttggatttggtttttttgagacagggtttctctgtgtagccctggctgtcctggaactcactctgtagaccaggctggcctcgaactcagagatccgcctgcctctgcctcccagagtgctgggattactgaatGACATTTCTAACAgttcaattatttaaaaattatttttctgtagcttgatttttgttattttgttagttctttcttccaccctttcaggccccctaacactagataagagagaaaaaaagatagagaggaaagggaagagatccctgaataaagtcaggggtcaGAAAGGGGGAGACATTATTGtgagactacttcctgctgattaggggtgcTGAGTTCCTTggagcaagtttgatcttcattgtcaggatatctaatttctttttcttctttgctcatGACTAAAACTGAGACCAACGCCAACCCCACTCCACCTCTCAGGgacctagcatttatatactctcTAAAAAGACCCCAGCATTCCAAACATCACACTGTTGTAGAAACTATctacagctggcaaaatcacaacCCTTGCCAGGCAGATCATAGCTGCTGTGGGCAGTCTGAAGCAACCCCATATCCttcacctgggattaaaatgaaaacatattcttttatttgtgtttttaaaaggaatCACAATTATAAAATTCTCActacattctgtgtgtgtgtgtgtgtgtgtgtgtgtgagagagagagagagagagagaatgagaatgcgtgtatgtgtgtgtgtatttatggaaGCTGGAAGATGCCCTgtagctggagttataggcaggtGTTCAGCTGCCTGTGGTGGGTTggtggaattgaactcaagtcctttgcAAAAATGGCAAGGTCACTTAATTGCTGAGCTGTCTCTTGAGACCATCGTCTCAGTCCTTAATTCAGTTATGCAGAGGAATTGGTTGGAATTGGCTGCTGTCAATTATTTTGTTAACTAATTGGAAGGTGGTGTGCTTTTTGTGTGCAGTTGTGAAACTACATTTAAACTCAATTCTTGCAAATTCTTTGTCTGGGATATTTTTAGTCAGATTCAGGGAGTCCTTCCAATGTTTCAAATTTTTTATAAACCTGCATAGTTAATGACTTTCCAGACTGGACTTTTTGTTGCTTTTAGTTTTGGGATAGGGTCTTGCATGGTAGCTCAGTATTGAACTCAGAATCCTACTTAGTCTGCCTCTGGGGTGCTGGCTTCTATGTTTGCAATAGAAATGGTTTTAGCCACAAAATCGTGGGCAAACAGAAATATTACCAAATAGTTTAAAAAGATGGTACAAATATCCTTTGAAAAACAGTTATTGAGTTTTGTACTCTCTTAAAAGTATTAAGTATTATCCTTACTTGAAAAGTCAGATTATGTATGTTGTATGTCTTTGGAAACTGCCATATAGCATATTTCCCTAGCTAATTGGCTGCACAGGGATGGTTGTCAGAGTTAGAACTACCACTACGTAGGTGGAAGCCTCTTATCTCTAAATCCTATTCACAAATATCTGGCAATAAAGAAACTAGGAAGCTAGAGAGTTACCAAGATTCTACTGTTTATTATAAAGATAATATCTGCTGAAGTATGTTTCACTTGCTGAAGTGGGGTACATAGCTGCTGGTCTTTCTGTACCAGTTTGGGGTATGGCTTGAAAGTAGTTGAGTGTCCCTGTACCTATTACATATTAAgacatagccgggcggtggtggcatacgcctgtaatcccagcattctgggaggcagaggcaggcggatttctgagttcgaggccagcctggtctacagagtgagggggcagcctggtctccaggacagccagggctatgcagagaaaccctgtcttgaaaaaaccaaatccaaaaaaaaccccaaaaaagtaTTAAGACATATTTAAATCTAAAATGTGAAACGTCTGACACAAAGTCTGAATGTGCCCTCATATTCCTGTGAATTACCTGTTGTACTTTTCGATAGATACACTTCATTGATGAGATCATGGACCTATAAGATCTTGATGTGGAGGGAAGATAGAGACA
It includes:
- the Gskip gene encoding GSK3B-interacting protein isoform X1 — its product is MGARRMETDYNPVELSTMSGFEEGSELNGLEGTDMKDMQLEAEAVVNDVLFAVNTMFVSKSLPCADDVAYINVETKERTRYCLELTEAGLRVVGYAFDQVEDHLQTPYHETVYSLLDTLSPAYREAFGNALLQRLEALKRDGQS
- the Gskip gene encoding GSK3B-interacting protein isoform X2; protein product: METDYNPVELSTMSGFEEGSELNGLEGTDMKDMQLEAEAVVNDVLFAVNTMFVSKSLPCADDVAYINVETKERTRYCLELTEAGLRVVGYAFDQVEDHLQTPYHETVYSLLDTLSPAYREAFGNALLQRLEALKRDGQS